The Edaphobacter sp. 12200R-103 genome contains a region encoding:
- a CDS encoding Gfo/Idh/MocA family protein, with product MTDLKKLRVGIVGCGKIADGHAEVVKHLEGAELAAVCDREPLLAEQLAVRFGVPAWYGDMGEMLAREQLDVVHITTPPAVHLPLTRQCVEAGAHVFLEKPLALTAPEAQRLIDTVVSGGRQMSINYWPNFDPPAMQFKQMLASGEIGDPVHVEAFIGYDLSGAYGQALMSDAAHWVHRLPGKLFHNMMDHIFNRIVPLFPDIEPEVHAFAYKRREAVRNDATDAMLDELRVFLRAGGVSAYGSLCSHARPVANTLTVYGTKSTVAVDFNNRTVVSTASQRYPSALGRLAPPLQMAGRYFSEGRKNIGQFRRSEFHFFAGMSKLLELFYQSIRTGSAPPIPYAEIIRVCTVMDRVIQQVYPALVEEGVR from the coding sequence ATGACGGATTTAAAGAAGCTAAGGGTTGGAATCGTCGGCTGCGGAAAGATCGCCGACGGACATGCGGAAGTGGTGAAACACCTGGAAGGTGCCGAACTGGCTGCGGTGTGTGACCGTGAGCCCCTGCTGGCCGAGCAGCTGGCGGTCCGCTTTGGAGTTCCCGCCTGGTACGGAGATATGGGAGAGATGCTGGCCCGGGAGCAGTTGGACGTCGTCCACATCACCACCCCGCCCGCTGTCCATTTGCCCCTCACGCGCCAGTGCGTCGAGGCCGGCGCGCATGTCTTTCTGGAAAAACCTCTAGCCCTCACCGCCCCGGAAGCGCAGCGACTCATCGACACAGTGGTCTCTGGCGGTCGCCAGATGAGCATCAACTACTGGCCCAACTTCGATCCTCCCGCTATGCAGTTCAAGCAGATGCTGGCCTCTGGAGAGATCGGCGATCCGGTCCACGTGGAGGCCTTCATCGGCTACGATCTGTCAGGAGCCTACGGACAGGCACTGATGAGCGACGCGGCACACTGGGTGCACCGCCTCCCTGGAAAGCTCTTCCACAACATGATGGACCATATCTTCAATCGCATTGTGCCGCTGTTCCCCGACATCGAGCCAGAGGTTCACGCCTTTGCCTACAAGCGGCGCGAGGCCGTCCGTAACGACGCGACCGATGCCATGCTGGACGAGTTGAGAGTCTTTCTGCGGGCGGGAGGCGTCTCCGCTTATGGGAGCCTGTGCTCACACGCACGCCCGGTCGCGAACACCCTGACGGTGTACGGCACAAAATCGACGGTCGCGGTGGACTTCAACAATCGCACCGTAGTTTCAACGGCTTCGCAGCGTTACCCCAGTGCGTTAGGGCGGCTCGCACCTCCACTCCAGATGGCTGGACGATACTTCTCCGAAGGCAGAAAGAACATCGGGCAGTTCCGGCGCAGCGAGTTTCACTTCTTCGCCGGCATGTCGAAGCTGCTGGAGCTGTTCTACCAGTCGATTCGCACTGGCAGTGCGCCGCCGATTCCCTACGCCGAGATCATCCGGGTCTGCACGGTGATGGACCGGGTAATCCAGCAGGTCTATCCGGCCCTGGTCGAGGAGGGCGTGCGATGA
- a CDS encoding DUF2237 family protein encodes MPDLESTTESIRGKGKNVLGQPLETCGCEPMTGFYRTGCCDTGPEDLGVHTICCVVNEEFLRVSKLLGNDLSTPMPQYGFQGLKPGDRWCVCAARWLEVEQAGAGCPVVLEATHEATLAIVPFETLIRYAVIPETLH; translated from the coding sequence ATGCCAGATTTGGAATCCACGACGGAGAGTATTCGAGGCAAGGGAAAGAATGTCCTCGGGCAGCCGCTGGAGACCTGCGGTTGCGAGCCGATGACTGGCTTTTATCGTACCGGCTGCTGCGACACCGGGCCGGAGGATCTTGGCGTCCATACCATCTGCTGCGTGGTTAATGAAGAGTTTCTTCGCGTTTCAAAGCTGCTTGGCAACGACCTCAGCACGCCGATGCCGCAGTATGGATTTCAGGGGCTGAAGCCTGGAGATCGCTGGTGTGTCTGCGCCGCCCGGTGGCTTGAGGTCGAGCAGGCTGGCGCTGGCTGCCCCGTTGTGCTGGAGGCGACCCATGAGGCCACGCTTGCCATCGTTCCCTTCGAGACGCTGATTCGCTATGCCGTAATTCCCGAAACACTGCACTGA
- a CDS encoding NAD(P)-dependent oxidoreductase, whose protein sequence is MKILVTGAGGFLGKAIVERLLAHGENDIRCMLRDPSKARGLEAIASRYPEARLEFVAVNLRNLGEIAPAVSACDLVIHAAAALKGSPAEMFMDSVVASRNLLEAVVNELRPIRVVLVSSFGAMGVAELPRGAMVSENTPLERHPERRDVYSHSKLRQEQLFWEYSAKYGFDLVVLRPGVIYGPGGGHFSNRVGLKLFGRFLHLGGNNLLPLTYVDNCAEAIVVAALTPAAAGQVYNVVDDDLVTSKQYLALYKSKVASVRSIPVPYPVLMWGSKMVERYSERSRGQLPAIFTPYKTQAMWGGNQFSNTKLKSIGWRPLISTSEGLDRALTAFRLEPEKTK, encoded by the coding sequence ATGAAGATTCTTGTCACTGGCGCCGGTGGATTCCTTGGCAAGGCAATCGTCGAGCGTCTGCTCGCACATGGCGAGAACGACATTCGCTGCATGCTACGCGATCCGTCGAAGGCACGCGGCCTTGAGGCAATCGCATCCCGCTATCCGGAAGCAAGACTCGAGTTCGTCGCTGTCAACCTCCGCAACCTGGGTGAGATCGCCCCAGCGGTCTCCGCCTGCGACCTGGTGATTCACGCCGCTGCAGCACTGAAGGGATCGCCCGCCGAGATGTTCATGGACTCGGTCGTCGCTTCGCGCAACCTGCTGGAAGCTGTTGTGAATGAGTTGCGGCCGATACGAGTCGTGCTGGTCAGCTCCTTTGGAGCAATGGGAGTCGCCGAGCTTCCACGCGGCGCCATGGTCAGTGAGAACACTCCGCTCGAACGCCACCCGGAGCGTCGCGACGTCTACTCTCACTCGAAGCTCAGGCAGGAGCAGCTCTTTTGGGAGTACAGCGCAAAGTATGGTTTCGATCTGGTCGTGCTGCGGCCCGGCGTGATCTACGGCCCGGGCGGCGGACACTTCTCGAACAGAGTGGGACTCAAACTCTTCGGACGATTCCTCCATCTGGGCGGCAACAACCTGCTGCCTTTGACCTACGTGGACAACTGCGCAGAGGCAATCGTGGTAGCCGCACTGACACCCGCTGCAGCCGGGCAGGTCTATAACGTCGTCGATGACGATCTCGTCACATCGAAGCAATATCTCGCGCTTTACAAGAGCAAGGTCGCTTCCGTGCGGTCTATCCCCGTTCCCTACCCTGTCCTGATGTGGGGATCGAAGATGGTGGAACGCTACAGCGAGAGATCGCGCGGTCAGCTTCCTGCGATCTTCACGCCCTATAAGACGCAGGCGATGTGGGGCGGAAATCAGTTCAGCAATACAAAGCTGAAGAGCATCGGCTGGAGACCGCTCATCTCCACCAGCGAAGGGCTGGATCGGGCCTTGACAGCATTCCGACTGGAGCCG